A window from Vigna angularis cultivar LongXiaoDou No.4 chromosome 7, ASM1680809v1, whole genome shotgun sequence encodes these proteins:
- the LOC108338060 gene encoding mitochondrial inner membrane protease ATP23 isoform X1 produces MAKKSEEECQIMIQKSFRTPMVRFLRERLEKAGCIVEDNFFKAITCNQEVAGSYVRGEGIKVCSNYVRIQDDVNQVVVRELIHAFDDCRAANLDWSDCAHHACTEIRTNHLSGDCHYKRELLRGFLKLRGHEQECVRRKVLKSLSANPNCSGFAAEDSLEAVWDVCYNDTLPFDRAP; encoded by the exons ATGGCGAAGAAATCTGAGGAAGAATGTCAAATCATGATTCAGAAGAGTTTTCGAA CTCCAATGGTGAGGTTTTTGAGGGAACGTTTGGAGAAAGCTGGGTGTATAGTTGAAGACAATTTTTTCAAAGCTATTACTTGCAATCAAGAAGTGGCTGGTTCTTATGTTCGTGGTGAAGGG ATAAAAGTGTGCAGTAATTATGTACGAATTCAAGATGATGTCAACCAGGTGGTAGTTCGTGAATTAATTCATGCATTTGATGATTGTCGTGCTGCTAACTTGGATTGGTCGGATTGTGCTCACCATGCTTGTACTGAG ATACGAACTAATCATCTAAGTGGCGATTGTCATTATAAGCGAGAACTACTACGAGGTTTCTTGAAACTACGAGGGCATGAACAG GAATGtgtgagaagaaaagttttgaAATCTTTGTCTGCAAACCCTAATTGCTCTGGTTTTGCCGCCGAGGATTCCTTGGAAGCTGTATGGGATGTTTGTTACAACGATACACTACCCTTTGACAGAGCTCCTTAA
- the LOC108338060 gene encoding uncharacterized protein LOC108338060 isoform X2: MAKKSEEECQIMIQKSFRTPMVRFLRERLEKAGCIVEDNFFKAITCNQEVAGSYVRGEGIKVCSNYVRIQDDVNQVVVRELIHAFDDCRAANLDWSDCAHHACTEIRTNHLSGDCHYKRELLRGFLKLRGHEQGHEL, translated from the exons ATGGCGAAGAAATCTGAGGAAGAATGTCAAATCATGATTCAGAAGAGTTTTCGAA CTCCAATGGTGAGGTTTTTGAGGGAACGTTTGGAGAAAGCTGGGTGTATAGTTGAAGACAATTTTTTCAAAGCTATTACTTGCAATCAAGAAGTGGCTGGTTCTTATGTTCGTGGTGAAGGG ATAAAAGTGTGCAGTAATTATGTACGAATTCAAGATGATGTCAACCAGGTGGTAGTTCGTGAATTAATTCATGCATTTGATGATTGTCGTGCTGCTAACTTGGATTGGTCGGATTGTGCTCACCATGCTTGTACTGAG ATACGAACTAATCATCTAAGTGGCGATTGTCATTATAAGCGAGAACTACTACGAGGTTTCTTGAAACTACGAGGGCATGAACAG GGACATGAGTTGTAG